A genomic segment from Gilvibacter sp. SZ-19 encodes:
- a CDS encoding phospho-sugar mutase, whose translation MIYIAPEILERVNQWLVPFFDHNTQQEIKEMIANDPKGVEDSFYKNLEFGTGGMRGIMGPGDNRINKYTLGKNTQGLSQYLKQEFPGEDLKVAIAYDCRHNSKSLAAEVANVFSANGITVYLFSDLRPTPELSFAVKHLNCHCGIVLTASHNPPEYNGYKVYWQDGGQLVPPQDKEIIAVINKLAYTDIQFEGNSSLIHKIDTELDEAFIKASLANGMKDTTPEQRAALKVVFTPLHGTSVTVIPEVLKRAGYSQMQIVEAQATPDGDFPTVVSPNPEEPEALSMAMQIAEQSGADMVIGTDPDSDRLGIAVRDEHGKMTILNGNQAMVIKTHFLLAQKAAASGIKANDYIASTIVSTPMMGVMAEDFGLPCELGLTGFKWIAKMVKDMPEKNLIGGGEESFGFMVGDFVRDKDAVTASLLACEIAAQQKAKGETLLDYAIELYKKYGVYQEELISFVKPGKSGAEEIQAMMKSLRETPLKEIVGEAVVRIDDFQNSISTHPDGSQTAIDMPKSNVLIYWTAQGTKVAARPSGTEPKIKFYLSANAPWEGDYRKTQTALLNKMDRIAEQFNLR comes from the coding sequence TTCTATAAGAATCTTGAATTTGGAACCGGAGGTATGCGCGGTATTATGGGCCCGGGAGACAATCGGATCAACAAATACACCCTGGGCAAGAATACCCAAGGCCTTTCGCAATATTTAAAGCAGGAATTCCCAGGTGAAGATCTCAAAGTTGCAATTGCCTATGACTGCCGCCATAACAGTAAAAGCTTGGCTGCAGAAGTAGCCAATGTCTTTTCGGCCAACGGTATAACAGTCTATCTGTTTTCTGACTTGCGCCCCACTCCGGAACTTTCCTTTGCTGTAAAGCATCTGAATTGTCACTGCGGAATTGTACTAACTGCCTCACACAATCCACCGGAATACAACGGTTATAAAGTGTATTGGCAGGACGGAGGTCAACTAGTACCACCACAGGATAAAGAGATCATAGCGGTGATCAATAAACTCGCATACACCGACATTCAGTTCGAAGGTAATTCTTCGCTGATCCATAAAATAGATACCGAGCTAGACGAAGCCTTTATAAAAGCTTCCCTAGCCAACGGAATGAAGGATACAACTCCAGAGCAGCGCGCAGCGCTAAAAGTAGTATTTACACCTTTACACGGTACTTCGGTTACTGTGATCCCAGAAGTACTGAAGCGTGCTGGCTATTCACAGATGCAAATCGTAGAGGCACAAGCAACACCGGACGGAGACTTCCCTACTGTGGTTTCTCCTAATCCAGAAGAGCCAGAGGCACTTTCTATGGCAATGCAGATTGCAGAACAAAGCGGCGCGGATATGGTCATCGGAACCGACCCGGACTCAGACCGCTTGGGTATTGCTGTTAGAGATGAGCATGGAAAAATGACCATCCTTAATGGAAATCAGGCCATGGTGATCAAAACGCATTTCCTGTTGGCGCAAAAAGCAGCTGCCTCTGGAATAAAGGCTAACGATTATATAGCGTCTACCATAGTGTCCACACCTATGATGGGCGTGATGGCAGAAGACTTTGGTCTTCCTTGCGAGTTGGGACTGACCGGTTTTAAGTGGATAGCCAAGATGGTCAAAGATATGCCAGAGAAAAACCTGATCGGTGGCGGAGAAGAGAGTTTCGGGTTTATGGTCGGGGATTTTGTTCGCGATAAAGACGCAGTTACCGCCAGTTTGTTGGCCTGTGAGATCGCAGCCCAGCAAAAAGCCAAGGGAGAGACACTGCTCGACTACGCTATTGAACTCTACAAGAAATACGGGGTCTATCAGGAAGAGCTCATATCTTTTGTAAAACCGGGCAAATCCGGAGCAGAAGAGATCCAAGCCATGATGAAATCACTAAGAGAGACTCCGTTAAAGGAGATCGTGGGAGAGGCTGTTGTACGTATTGACGACTTCCAAAACAGCATCAGCACCCACCCAGACGGATCGCAGACCGCGATAGACATGCCAAAATCCAATGTACTTATCTATTGGACAGCACAAGGCACTAAAGTGGCTGCTCGCCCAAGTGGCACCGAACCGAAAATTAAATTCTACCTAAGTGCCAATGCGCCTTGGGAAGGAGATTACAGAAAAACGCAGACGGCCCTGCTAAACAAAATGGACCGCATTGCAGAACAATTCAACCTGCGCTAG
- a CDS encoding RNA polymerase sigma factor, with product MIAESSLVDQLKAPETREAAFSTLMSTYKERLYWHIRKMVYSHDDADDVLQNTFIKVYRSIENFKGESKLYTWMYRIATNEAITFINKKARRMEIGNEEVQQLAVANLAADPYFEGNEIQLKLQEAIAKLPQKQQLVFNMKYFDDMKYDDMSEILGTSVGALKSSYHIAVKKITAELKSD from the coding sequence TTGATAGCCGAATCTAGTTTAGTTGATCAGTTGAAAGCTCCCGAAACGCGGGAAGCCGCTTTCAGTACACTGATGTCTACCTATAAAGAAAGGTTGTACTGGCATATTAGAAAGATGGTATATTCTCATGACGACGCAGACGATGTGCTGCAAAACACTTTTATTAAAGTATACCGCAGCATAGAGAATTTTAAAGGCGAGAGTAAGCTCTACACTTGGATGTATCGCATAGCGACTAACGAGGCGATCACCTTTATAAACAAGAAAGCCCGTCGGATGGAAATTGGCAACGAAGAGGTACAGCAGTTGGCGGTGGCTAATTTAGCCGCCGACCCGTATTTTGAAGGCAACGAAATTCAGCTTAAATTACAGGAAGCAATTGCCAAGCTGCCACAAAAGCAGCAGTTGGTTTTTAATATGAAGTATTTTGACGATATGAAATACGACGATATGTCCGAGATATTAGGCACTTCCGTGGGAGCCTTGAAAAGCTCTTATCATATCGCCGTTAAAAAAATTACCGCTGAGCTCAAAAGCGATTAA
- a CDS encoding ABC transporter ATP-binding protein, producing the protein MHYFKQIISFARPYKRYALGNIVCNVFYALFSALSFVTLIPMLDVLFKNEVIEGDAGVVKAPEWTGLPDTMDYFKQYMAFQVDQYAQDDASKALILVIGLVIVMFFFKNIFNYLAMYFITFLRNGVLKDLRNALFDKITRLPIAFYSEKRKGDTIARISNDVQEIQHSFLSILELIVREPLTIVFTIITMLLISGKLTIFVFVFIPISGFIISRIGKSLKRKSDRVQAEQGTFLSIIEETLGGLKVIKGFNGEGAFNKKFQASTLRFYNFSNKLLNRQNFASPTSEFLGIFVIAILLWFGGRMVLVDGTLDGSSFIAYMGLAYNILTPAKAISKASYSVKRGNAAAQRVLEILNTESSLEDKPNAMQKENFDSEINIDSVSFKYEDEYVLKDFSLQVKKGQSVALVGQSGSGKSTIANLVTRFYDVNKGSISIDGSDIRDITKSSLRGLMGLVTQDSILFNDTIKNNLLLGKPDATEQEVLKALEVANAWEFVKDLPQGIETNIGDSGNKLSGGQKQRLSIARAVLKNPPIMVLDEATSALDTESERLVQDALENMMKNRTSIVIAHRLSTIQNADLIVVMQKGEIAEQGTHETLLAKKGIYHSLVSMQSLNA; encoded by the coding sequence GTGCATTATTTTAAACAGATCATTTCTTTTGCGCGTCCCTACAAGCGTTACGCTCTTGGGAACATAGTGTGTAATGTTTTTTACGCCCTATTCAGCGCCCTTTCTTTTGTGACCCTGATCCCTATGCTCGATGTCCTCTTTAAAAATGAGGTTATCGAAGGAGATGCGGGTGTAGTTAAAGCACCTGAATGGACTGGCTTGCCAGACACCATGGATTACTTTAAACAGTATATGGCTTTTCAGGTGGATCAATACGCCCAAGATGACGCCTCTAAGGCATTGATCTTGGTGATCGGTCTGGTGATCGTGATGTTCTTCTTTAAGAACATTTTCAATTATTTGGCCATGTACTTCATCACGTTTTTGAGAAACGGGGTACTGAAAGATCTGCGCAATGCGCTCTTCGATAAGATCACGCGCTTACCAATAGCTTTTTATTCGGAAAAGCGCAAAGGAGATACCATTGCGCGTATCTCTAACGATGTCCAAGAGATACAGCATTCGTTCTTATCTATATTGGAATTGATAGTACGCGAACCGCTGACTATAGTATTTACCATAATCACTATGCTGCTCATTAGCGGCAAGCTTACCATTTTTGTATTTGTGTTTATTCCTATTTCGGGATTTATCATTTCTAGAATCGGGAAGTCCTTAAAACGCAAATCCGACCGTGTACAGGCAGAACAGGGAACCTTTCTTTCTATTATAGAAGAAACCTTGGGCGGCTTAAAAGTTATCAAAGGATTTAATGGCGAAGGCGCTTTTAACAAGAAATTCCAAGCCTCTACCCTGCGTTTTTACAACTTTTCCAACAAACTGCTAAACCGTCAGAATTTTGCCTCTCCTACTTCGGAGTTCTTGGGGATCTTTGTCATCGCAATTTTGTTGTGGTTTGGTGGGCGTATGGTTTTGGTAGATGGGACCCTAGACGGCAGCTCTTTTATTGCCTATATGGGATTGGCTTATAATATTTTGACTCCTGCAAAAGCGATCAGCAAGGCAAGTTACAGTGTAAAACGCGGTAATGCCGCTGCACAACGCGTCTTAGAAATACTCAATACCGAATCTAGCCTGGAGGACAAACCCAATGCCATGCAAAAGGAAAACTTTGATTCCGAGATAAATATAGACAGCGTGTCCTTTAAATACGAAGATGAATATGTCTTAAAAGATTTCTCTCTGCAGGTCAAAAAAGGCCAAAGCGTAGCCTTAGTAGGGCAATCAGGGAGTGGAAAATCCACCATTGCGAATTTGGTAACTCGCTTTTACGATGTAAACAAAGGCAGTATCAGCATAGATGGCAGTGATATCCGAGACATTACCAAGTCTTCGCTCCGAGGACTTATGGGCTTAGTTACACAGGATTCCATCCTCTTTAACGACACCATTAAGAACAATTTGCTGCTTGGGAAACCAGATGCAACCGAGCAGGAAGTTCTCAAAGCTTTAGAGGTTGCCAATGCCTGGGAATTTGTCAAAGACCTACCACAGGGCATAGAAACCAATATCGGGGATTCGGGTAATAAACTCTCCGGAGGGCAAAAACAACGCCTGAGCATTGCTAGAGCGGTTCTTAAGAATCCTCCTATTATGGTATTGGACGAAGCTACCTCCGCCTTAGACACCGAATCTGAACGTCTGGTGCAAGATGCTTTAGAAAATATGATGAAGAATCGAACCTCTATCGTTATTGCGCACCGGCTATCAACCATTCAGAATGCAGACCTTATTGTGGTAATGCAGAAAGGAGAAATTGCAGAACAAGGCACGCACGAAACACTACTAGCCAAAAAAGGTATTTACCATAGCTTAGTGAGCATGCAATCGTTGAATGCCTAA